In Euphorbia lathyris chromosome 2, ddEupLath1.1, whole genome shotgun sequence, the sequence CCATGTGGCATCACAATTGAATTTAGTGATACCTGCGGGCGGAGGATGCCAAACCTTTTAAGGGTCTAGGGGCAAATTAACGGGGCTACAGAGTTCATGCTGGCTGTTTACCTGCATCCAATCCAAGAGAAAGGAGGCCGCCTTTGTAAGGAGGGTGTGTGTATCCAATGGAATGTTTTCGTGAATATGCAAGTTGCGGCTGTACCATAACCACCACATGATCGATAACCCCAGCTCACTTTCGTCTGGCCCCGACTTCGAGCGGTTGTATAATACTTTTTTTTCTCTGAGTTGATATATATAATACTTTACAAAATATAACTTCACTACAACTCGTGATACACTGCCAATTGAAGCAATGAGAGGCAGAAGTAAAGCAATTCTAGAAGTTTTGTTTACCAATAGtacacattaattaattaaattttagttataattttatttgttaccattataattaattttttaataattagttGGACGGGTCGGGCTAAGTTTgagaatttgtttttttaacttAGCCCAGCCCGACCCAAGCATGATGTGAATATATTACGGGTTGGACTGGACTTGGACAATATAAATATATGACAAACCCGGTTAGATCCGGCCCGGCCCAATCAATGAACAGGTCTATTGAGAAGTCAGACCTGATATAACTGTGGGTCGAGCTGTATTGGGAACGGTCCCCTACGTACACTACGATGCTAAAGTTAATAAAGAAAATACGTAGAGAAAGAAAGTCCCAAACGTTAGGGAGAGAGAAAAAGTTACCATTTTGTGGTTATAGCCAGAGgatatttataaattcttaCTAGAGACGGGCTTGTCTGCCTTGTAGCTCCTCCAGTTTAAGGATCTAGCCCGGAGACGATGAGTCATGTCCAAGTCAGACAGGATTTGATATGGGACCAAGGTTGATGGGTCAAGGAGAGAGCTTTCTTATATACTTTATCACTAAGTAAATTTGTGTTAATATggataattatataattaattattattatttttggtaatgttatgtatttaatttgaatttaaaTAAAGTATTAGGCGGGGGACGCGTGATGCATCGGACCATCCTTATTGACctgttacatttttttttattaattttttaattaaagcctaatacacaaataactccctgaacttgtccatatgttgcaactgtccccctcaactttcaattgtaacaacttacccctcaaacttatccaattgtaaaatataacccctcaaacttgtccaattgtaaaacataatccaaaatttagattttttttaccccCTAcgtgaagcaaccgtaaaaacgtttctccggattcgtatcacgccatgaaatcttcaatgaagTTATTTCTCCACATAAACACATTTTCAGCCtcataatatcccaaaactttgaatcaagaaaTCACTAAAAAAACGAATAGgaataacaaaaagaagaaaaagaagttgaagaataagttgaaaaattgaggatttggttacttaaatactgattttttttgggtccaaagatctgattatcacattccACGAGTGTTTGCATCTTTTGTATTTCacatgtttcttcaattgcagtctgTGTCAACAATTTGGGGTTCTGTTTTATTATtgaacaagtttgaggggttatgttttacaattgaaagttcagaggttatttgtatattaggCCTTTAATTAATATATGTTGAAATCAGAGAGTTGGAAATTACCCATAATAGATAGACAGCTTTAAATATTGGAGATACATAGAATCCTTACCAAACTTGGATTCTTCCCAGATATATCATGTATACACACGTACATGGAATTCTTAGCAAACTCGAATTCTACCCAAATACTGCATACACAGCTTTAAATATACCAGTGGCGATTCAATTGAGATCCATTCAAACTCCGGACTATATCCCCGAGCTTCTCAGAGATAATCTACAAGGCACCGAAACTGCGAGAAACACCTGCGACGATGAACGGCGGCGGGAATATGTCAGAAGTCGATTACATCCCCGGTGACATCATTGCCGATATACTGTCAAAGCTTCCTGCAAAATCTGTATTGCGGTTCAAAACAGCCTGCAAGACATGGTACTCTTTAATCTCTCATCCTATGTTCATCAATCTTCACTGTGAAAGAGCACCTCAAAACCCTAAGATTCTCTTCTCTACAACTGGTTCTGAGGTTCAAATATTAGATTATGAAAGTTCGTCGTTGGATGATTCTTGTTTATCTCGTCCTTTCAATTTTCCAGGGGAATCATCTCTTAATTATGCCAAAATTGTAGGTTCAAGCAGGGGATTAGTTTGTGTGACCACTGATTTTTACGGTGACAATTTTTCCATATGGAACCCATTGACTGGAGAGTGTAGAAATATAGTAGCTGATTTGAGTTGTCAAGTAATTGATAGCTACAAGTACGCCTATTACCTTCATGGGTTAGGTTATGATTCCGTTGCTGATGATTTTAAGTTAGTTATATCGATTGATAGAAGCACATGCAACGTTTTCTCTCTGAATGCAAATTCATGGAAAAGAATTAGATGCATTCCACCGGATGCTTTTGAACATAGATATGATATGCATGTTTTTGAACGTAGATATGATATGCATCCTTCGCGCCCCTTGGCGATCATTTTAAGTGGAATATTCCATTGGCTTCTGGTACCATGTACCTCACGCCGTAGTGAAGCTTATGTTTTAGCTTTTGATGTAGCCAAAGAGTCATTTGAGAAGCTTCAAATACCAGTACATGACCCACGGAAATCCACAGTTGAAAATTTATTTGAGCACAAAGGATGTCTTTGTGTTTCCTTTTCAAAAGGTAGATCTTTTACTAATAAGGAGATATGGATGATGAAGGAATATGGTTTTTGGGTTCATTTACTTACGATTAAGAACTCACCGCCATTAAATTGTTTAGGATCGTCTGTTTTATGCATTTCTACGAGGGATGAGCTCGTATATCAAACTGATAGAAAGTTTAGCAGGCGTGGAAGGGAAGAGTATAAGTTGGATGAAATCCGTATGTATCGACATGTGTATGAGGCAGTTTTGTATGTTGAGACTTTGGTTTCACCCAATGCTGAGGATGAGGATGGGCTGCGACTGCCCATAAAACAATAGAGACAAAGAAGCCGATATATGTTTGATTATTTTGCTTTTATGTTAgtcctttttcatctttcttgttttgttaatttctcttaTTATTGACATGACCAGTGTTATATTATCTGGTTCAGCTGTTGTTGTAGTTGATTCTcaattctaataaaaaaattattcttcttTTCATAGctccttttttttattgttttactcCAAACATTATATATGAAGTGTTTGGTTACCATAGAGAAACAAACATCGATCATTAAACAAGAGCTAAACGAAAAATTCTCTTATAATTGGTCTTCTTTATTTCGGACATATGTATTTGAGGTTGGAGCTAAAAGAATTCTGTAATTGTATATATTATGATAGTAATTGCTTCATGGAATTCAAAGAACTCATAAAACAGGTAACATATAGATAGCTGCACAAACATTTACTACACTAACTAACTTGAGAAAACATCTGTATATATATGGGGCGGAACTGTTTTGTGATCCCACATGCCCCTCTTCTCCTAAGAGATTCCATTCAGCCATTGTAGGTGAGGTTTGTGTGGATCTGAGGGATGTCTCTTTGCTAAGATATGTTCATGATCCTTGATTCAATTGCTGCTTCATCAATGGTATGTATTTCAGTTTGTTGTTGTGATTCATACTTTGTTTATTTGATGAAACTGAAGATAGGATGTGCTATTTTACTTCTGGGAATGATAGGATGTGCTATTCTTGTTTTAACCATTGTCTTAATTTAAAGATTAGTGTATGGGAAAGTTTTGGCTATGGATGCTTGGGTTTTTATCAGTTGTCAGGCTGAACAGTTCTTGTTCTGAGTGTGGTTCAATTTCTTCTTCACCAATGATATGTAATGTAATTGTTCTGTCTGCTGGATCTTTTCATGCTGATAGTCAAGTCATGCTTTCATGACATGCCACAAGTGTGTGCTTAGATGAAATAGCTCAATTTGGTTGAAGTGATTTAGTGTTGTGTTCCTATGATGATTATATTAAAAACCCTCAAGAATATTGGTCTAATCtttattttgtataattttgtGGATGTCACTTTTTTATTGCACGATCAAAGGTCAATCTGATAAATTCGTGTAGTGCCTAAACGATTTACTGCATATGATTTGGACATGCGTTTTATAAGGTCATCTTCCATAAAAATTTACGAGAGAAACTAAACTAGTTATTAATGCCCTGTTGTTTGCTGGTACATGCTTGGAGATCAGGCTCGTAGCAGTTAAATTACATATCTCCCCCCAAATCCAGAAGTGAAAATAGTCGATATCAGATCAAAACCCATGTATTTTACGGTTTCACTCTTCTAAAAGTGTATATATATCCGCAAGATAAGTTGACTGTCCTATTGAGAATCGCGAACGAACGAGTGTTAGATTGCAATTTTGTTTTCTGAATATGATATAAATGATTTGAGTTTGTGATGTTGGTGCAGCTGTTTATTGGGCTGATCTTTATAtcgtttattttcttttgttattgTTCCGCTATGCACTATGCAGCTTGGTGCCAATTCCAGCTCGAATTTTCCCGATATCCCAATGGGGAACATGGAAACAGGATTCTTCACCTATTTTCCCTCCTCGGTGTCGTGGGCATTGCTACCTCACGTACCGGACTCCACAACCTTACACAATGGAATGTTCCCAACTTACATGCTGCTGCTGCTTCTGTAACAGCCCTTTCACTCTCTACTGGACATGGGGTAGGCTTGATATATACATTATTACTTATGCTGATCATTCATTGAAAATGAACCCAAAGTTACGACCTTCTTGCACCAATTCTTTTGCAGATTGGCATTTAAAGAGATTCAAATAGGCTGGGACCGAGTGAACTTGGTAAGTTTGCTTCAACACAgcaattttgtttttttgtcaaaataagaaaaaccaaGTTTATGGCAATGAAATAGTGAAAATTCTGACAATGGTGTTGATAAACAGAGCACTCTGGAGATTGTGACAATAATAGTAAGCGGTACGACCATTGTTCTGCACTGGTGGTCTGTATTCTGGGATTAATTGAAGATGTTGCTTGAAACAGGTTGTTCATTGCCTTATGATTGATTGTGTTGTGAATGATGTTTAttctatttatttgtttttgtgcTATTGAGTTACCTTTGATTAATTAGGTTTTCAGTTTGTAAGCAAAGCATATTCATCATTGCATTGATCTTATAATGAATACTTTTGTTCGAGTATCTTGTGATATTTTTGGTTTTGGCTTTTTGTTCGATTTTATTGAATCTTTTCCTTGGTTGAAATAAAGTTTTCATTCGATAAAAATCGGTATTTTCTGATAGTTTtggtttttagttttttattcaattttagttttaaaaaagtTTCTGTTAAGCCAAACCAAATTAATATGTTATATGAAAATAACATTTTGTCTTAGTCTTCTGTATTTGGTTGGAAAAGTCACTTGAATCTCAATGTTTAGAAATATCTTACGATTATTTATCtcttttgaatttgtttaacatgagttattttctaaatttatttaaatttaaagcttttgatgTTCTAAACTTCTTTAAAGTATATTTTCAaacttttttttgctttttgcttAAAGTGTTATGCGCTTTTAACGTGTTTAAAAATTTCCCTTATGTGTTTGGCGGATGCCGAGAAGTTTGGCGGAGACAGCAGCTGGTTCCGAGAAGTTTGGCGCCTTCGGCTACCGGCGAAAATTCACCATTTCTGCTGGAAGTTGGCGAAAGGTCTTCTCCCCTGCCTGGCTGTTCTCTCACGACGTGGATTGATGGTTCAGAATGAATGTAAGGTATGTAATTCTTTTAATGAAACTCTAACCCATGTCTTTATCCACTGTCAGGAGGCTAAAAAAGTCTGGAAGAAATAATCTCTCTGTTAGAGTGGACAAATTACAAGCAGATAGTATGGAGACTTGGCTACGGCTGTGTTTTGATATGCTCCTGCACACTGAACTACGAATGGCGATAACCACGATGTGGTGGATATGGTTCCGACGAAACAAATTCTGGCATGATAATCAATGGACGGATGCTGAAGTTGTGCTGTGGAAATCCGAGGACTACATCCGCGAGATTGACGCGAACACAGCTCTAGAAAAATCCAGTCGCCTCCAAGCTAGTATTCCTGCCCAATTGAATCATGGCTCTACAAAAGTCTGGTATCCTCTCCCGAGCGGCGTCACAAAAATTAACTGTGATGCCTAATTCGGTGCAAATGGCCATGCGTGTAGAGCCGGATTAATTGCATGGAATTCTAACGGAGAAGTCATGGCTTCAGCTGGTGTTCCGCTCAACTACTGCGATTCGGTGGAAGAGGCTGAGCTCCAGGCGGTGCTGGAAGGGATAAAGCTGGCGCGGGACTGttgcttcaaccatattatcatCGAATCCGATGCTCAGACTGTGGTGGTAGCTCTTCAAACGAAGAATTTCCCCCAATCCACACTTCGGTTCATGTATGAAGATGTTGCTCGCTGGCTTTCTATATTTAGCTGATCTTCAATTCAATATGTAACTAGACAAGGAAATCAAACAGCTCATTTTTTAGCCAAACGGGCCTTAGATGTGCATGATCTTATGGTGTTCATAGAGGATTGCCCTGTCCCAATTTGGCAATTTATTCATCAAGATGTCATTtctattatttattaatatattcattcattctttcaaaaaaaatttcccttatgtgttaaataaaattctttAAAACATAAAGAGCACTTGACTTTTGTGAATGGCTAATGATATATTAGGTGCAactcttttatatgtatatataattttggactttttacataaaaatcatggatataaaattataactaaatcatattacatttttttatatatcataaataaataaagtatgtTTTTATACCTTAATTTAAAAATCTTATAGCTCCATTCATAAATTTTAgactataaaaatatattttacatccttAATTATAAAACCTagcttttaaaatatattaaaaacaatgcttttttttagtttgacatTATTGAgttaaaaaaacattatttaaattaggcttaatacattatttgctcattgaatttgtctaaaaagtttgattggccccctaaactttcaaaatgtcCCGATAGCcccttcaacttgcataaaatgttcaggtagtctcctgaacttgcgtaaaatgtaatcaattgatcaatcggttgcaaaaaagtaagttaaatgcggaagatgcaTTCCACACATCTTAGAATGTTCTTACATAATTCAagaatagattaaaaaagaagttaTTGCTTGTTCAACTGTACAATTTGTCTTCTCTAATCTAAGAACCGTATACCTCGATTTcggtcattttactttttttaagactcgtgcaatacatcttccgcttaacttactttttttgcaaccgagtgatcaattgattacattttgcgcaagttcagaggactaactgaacatttatgcaagttgaggaggCTATTGggacattttgaaagttcagggggccaatcaaactttttggacaagttcaggaggcaaatgatatattaaacttttaaattattacttgatatatTTTCGTaaacaatttttcaaaatctgaatttctatataaatttccgtataattttttattttgattaggTTTACTATTTTATCTAAAATTGAACTAATAGTAATAATCGAAATTAAAAATATCACAACTTATCGTTCATTCCAATTGAGAGAACAATCAAATTGGCGGTGTCAACATACGCTGAAGACCTAGTTAGGATTTATGAAGATTATGAATCTAATTACTTTTAAAGTGTAAGTAATTGACGgttttaaaagataaaaaactAAAAGAATAATGTGTAAAAgtacctctaacattgatagTCTCGAGTAATAATacccttaattaaaaaaaaaaattggcataATTAGAGACTTAAAATTTTACTATGGGTATacttaagtacaaaattacaactaagtcatatcactcaacttaattcttaatatgtcattattctctgtatattatgattttacactataatttaaatattctagactccaatgcataaatcataaaccctaaaaaatatattatagaccTCTAATCTATAAATtccaatccttaaaatatattaaggAAACTGATTTTACAAGTTTGACattatccaaaattataacttgatatagttgtaaatagtttttaaaagatgaatttttgtataattttcccAAAAACCTTATATAGCGTATATTGAGCCCAATCGAGAAAATGTATATTTATAGCCCACCATAAATACCTTGacaaataattgatattttgtttttaatgaaaaatttGTGGGTGAAGTTACATTTTGAGGTTGGATAAAAAACATTCATGTAGctgtatatattataatagtAATTGTATTACTTTTCTCATAAATGAAGGTTGATACATGTCAACATTACCCAAAAATATCTTTCACTTAACTCACTAAAATCAGCTAAAATCAGGTATCCCACGTTCAAAGATTCTAAGAACCATATAACAAAAGTGCCCTTTAGTTATATAAATCCTCGCATTAACCGTATAACGAAGTATCCTTTAGTTATATAAATCCTTGCAAGAAAACATTTTAATAAGTAAAAATCTCTGATATAGGACTAGCCGTGCTTCAATCCATAATCATACAAGTTTTTAGTGACAGTTCCGTACAATACATAGACTTCAGTTCTCTCGCTCATTTGTATTGGATCGGCGTGTAAACTCATCTACCCGCTTCTCCACCTGTTTCTGGACTGAATTAGGCTATTTAGCCATCGACACAGGTGTTCGTCTAGGTCGACTTCATTATTCAACAAGCTCAATTCTTCTACACATTTCTTCATTTTCAGCTCAATGCATTGATAGATTAGTCCAATAAATCATGTAAAAGATAGTCACATCATAGTCCAAGAATACAAATGGCCGAGATTTATGATCAAATTTACTTTTCGTAACCCTATGTTTTTGCTCAACACTTCCATTCTTTTTCTGGGGTGTAGAGACCAGAAATATGATGAAAAATACCATTAGCAGAAAAATAATTTGATAAGGCCGTAAAGTCACCACCACTATCGGATTGAAATATTTAATTGGACGGTGAAAAAATTTCTCCACAAGGACACAAAGTTGAATAAAAACGAGCAcatcagatttatgtttcagaAAGTAAACCCAGAAATACTTGCTACAATGATCAAGAAACACAACATAGTATCACATAATTATCAATTGACGAAGTGGGAGCTGGGGCCATGCGTTTGCACAAATTAAATCCAATGGATCAAGTACCTTATTACTCTTACTAACACAATAGGAAGAACACAGTGTATGGCAAGAGTTTGCAACTTTAATATTATTGAATTTAAGTAAATGTTTAACAATAGTAAAAGAGGCATGTTCCAAACCATCATGCCAAATCGATTTCCACAAGTATAAAATTTAAGCCTCAGCAGCCCAAAAATGATCGGCAAAAACGGTGCCTAATTATGAACGAAAACGGTGATGTCCAAATTGAAGCTTTATAAATCAAGGAAAAGTGTACAAGATAGTTAAACTTTGTTTAGAAGGGAGGTCTGAGTGTGCTAATAAATAAGTCCAAATGGTAACTTATGACTCTTACTAACATAATAAGAACACAATGTATGACAAGAGTTTAAAACTttaatattattgatttaaGTAAATGTTTAACAATAGGAAAAGCGACATGTCCCAAACGATCAAGCCAAATCGATCTCCATAAGTATAAAATTTAAGCCTCAGTGGCCCAAAAAAGTGATCGGTTCCAATTAAACCAAATTAAACTGGCATTCGGTCCGAATTTTACAACTATGAAAATATTTCAACTCAAATTAAGGGCATAGCAAAAATGGTGCCTTATTCTGAACAAAAAATGGTGATGTCTAAATTGAAGCTGTATAAATCAAGGAAAAGTGTACCGTAGTTGAACTTTGTTTAGAAGGGAGATTTAAGTGTGTTTTTATAAATCTATGTTTGGAATAATGGGGTTTTCAGATAATTAATAAAGTATTTAATTTTGTCCCAATTCTTAACACTCAAAACTGGATGGTTaaacactttccaatcaaaatCTTTCCTTTCCACCCTACCCTTTAATAACCATACATGTCTAAATTGAACTcaataacaataatatatatatgtactgtCCTTTTGTGCCTTCTTTTCCAGCAGCTAATCAAACAACTTACAACTCCACAACCAAGTAGCTAATGTAGTCATCTTGTGATTAACTACACTTTGGCAAATATTCACAAATCGAACACTGCAATctcagaaaaataaaaagagtgaACTGCTTCTTGTTTTAGAAAAGGCCATTCAGATTCCATCACTCGCTATCTTATAAATAAAGTGTGATATCAGTATGATAACtttatgggaaaattacaaaactggatcaaatgggaggcccatttacatatttaacccatttactaattctactacatatctagactgattttgtgtgactttccaaaaataccctcaatatttacgcggagctcgccccatcccgtctgacttcgcatattcacccatatgcgaagcctgcgaagttaatgttttgatttacttaatgaatttagttcgcatatgcgaagccagcgaagctgaagtttgttttgtttgatgaatttagttcgcatatgcgaatgctggatatgatttgaagctaatacgcgaagtggtatataacaaaaaatggcaaacaacaacggattcaaacattaaaatcataacattatcaaaatttacaacaagattgccacaagaaattcattgtgattttgactaaatggtgcagatttcgtgcaatttaaagaaagaaaggaagatcaaaagtcttgaaatcattaatgcaggagcaacttttcgcataaccaaagAGATGGGGGGAGCGGCGATTCATGaggtggaagtgggaaggttaggggtatttttggaaagtcacacaaaatcagtctagatatgtagtagaattagtaaatgggcctcccatttgatccagttttgtaattttccctaactTTATCTAGTTTATCTAGAAAAGGCCATTCAGATTCCATCACTAATCATCTTTGTCTAAAGAAATGAGTTGAAAAAGGGCAGACGAGATGGTGCTTTTCCAACTCTCTCAAAATGGAATCTATTCCAAACATATATGCCATGGTTCCTTACTTTGACAGGGTACAAATATCTAAATTTGATATTTTTCGATACCTTTTCGGACCTATTACCGATACTAAGTAGCAGTCAAAAATTTGTATCCATTTTTCATGATATTATGCATGGATCAGATATAACAATACTACTTCCAGTTAAGTTAATCtaaagaaataatatttctaacCTGAACCTGTAGTAGATTTGCAAATTCTTATCTTTGCTCTATGTCTCCTACTCCTTTCAGGTACTCCAGACATGCTTTAAAAAGTGCCATGTCCAGCTTCCATGAAGTTCCGGTCATCATTTCCACTGCCTTCTAAGGTTGCTCGTTCTCAAGGTATCCTTCAACATAATTATACCATCCGGTTTTAGAAAGCACAATAGTTTTCCTCACACCCCACCAATTCAGTACTTCTTCTCTCATTCACTTCAGTATTTCTCAGTTTGAATAGCATTCAATAATTTTTCCTGAATATCTAAAGAAATAATACTTTTATCCAGCAGTAATTTTATCAACTCTTGTGCTTCCTCCATGTCTCCCACTCCTTTCAGATGCTCCAAACATGCTGCTAAAGGTTCAGTACTTGGTTTCCACAACGGTTGACAAATTACAATAGCTCTTTTCATCATTTCTACTGCCTTTTCAGGTTGATCCTTCTCAAGATACCCTGTGGCCAAAAAATACCATGTCCAACAATCCGGTTTCCCTCCTTTTGATATTGCCCTGTCAATTACTGCTTCTGCCTTCTCAAACATGCCCTTATTGGAATAAGCACGAATCATGGCATTTGGGATATGCATATCATATGTTAAACCCTGGGATTCCCACTCACCAAAAATTTCTTCAGCCATCTCAATATCACCTAAGATCGCAAGAGATTTCAGGATAGACTTGTATCCCCGATTGTATATCTTGTATTTCTTGTAGAGTGACCAGATTCTCACAACTTCATCCTTCCTCCCTATTGTAGCATATTCTATGAGAAGGCAATTATACACTGCATACATGTACCCTTTGGTTGGAACACATGCCTCAGCCTTCTTCAGCATTTCCAAAGCCTTGTCCAAGAGACCTGCTTTTCTATAACCAACAGCAGCAGCAGAGTAATTAGTCCAGTCAAAAGCAACCTTAGGGTCAGATTCCATCATTGTCACTATCTTATCCATTTTCTCAATTTCCATAACAGCAGCATATGCAGTTAGTTGTATTGAAAGTGTAAATCTGTCACGAACAATGCTATTCTCTTCCATCTCCTGCAACAAAGCATCAAGCTTCTCCATATTTCCAGTCTTTTTATAAAGATTAAGCATGAGATTATACTCTACTGGCCTCTTAGCATAACCCAAATCCCTTATCTTCTGCATTAATGCTTCCGCCTTTTCAACACATTGTGCAGTTGCATAGCAGTTGAGGAGCGCAGAATAAACTTGAACGCCTTTTAGCTTTCGTGAAAGGCTATTGAAATATTTTTCTGCTTGTTCTATCCCTTGAGCTTTTGAAATTAATTGCAATCGAATGGAAGCATCCAAAGGACTGAGCTGAAAGTATCTTTTGTCAGTCATCCACATTGAAATCTGAGGAACAAAATGGCAAACACATAAGAGCCAGCAATGAGAAAACCACAAGACTTCGTCCAGCATATAATCAAGCCCTAACATAAAACACAAATTTGCTAGAATAAATTCCTAACAAGTTATTCTCGACACAAACACTTGGGCAAattccattttcttcttctcaaGGACAGAATAAACTATTTACTACAATGGGAGAACTTC encodes:
- the LOC136219833 gene encoding F-box protein CPR1-like — its product is MNGGGNMSEVDYIPGDIIADILSKLPAKSVLRFKTACKTWYSLISHPMFINLHCERAPQNPKILFSTTGSEVQILDYESSSLDDSCLSRPFNFPGESSLNYAKIVGSSRGLVCVTTDFYGDNFSIWNPLTGECRNIVADLSCQVIDSYKYAYYLHGLGYDSVADDFKLVISIDRSTCNVFSLNANSWKRIRCIPPDAFEHRYDMHVFERRYDMHPSRPLAIILSGIFHWLLVPCTSRRSEAYVLAFDVAKESFEKLQIPVHDPRKSTVENLFEHKGCLCVSFSKGRSFTNKEIWMMKEYGFWVHLLTIKNSPPLNCLGSSVLCISTRDELVYQTDRKFSRRGREEYKLDEIRMYRHVYEAVLYVETLVSPNAEDEDGLRLPIKQ
- the LOC136219834 gene encoding pentatricopeptide repeat-containing protein At2g20710, mitochondrial-like, whose product is MISLPSFQEMKFARLISSPHEISSFGSRNGFRSNVYSIKENPICRSISYRSSEDSTTEQLYRRISPVGDPKVSIVPILDQWVEEGRSVDEQDLKNIIGQLLYYKRHNHALQISMWMTDKRYFQLSPLDASIRLQLISKAQGIEQAEKYFNSLSRKLKGVQVYSALLNCYATAQCVEKAEALMQKIRDLGYAKRPVEYNLMLNLYKKTGNMEKLDALLQEMEENSIVRDRFTLSIQLTAYAAVMEIEKMDKIVTMMESDPKVAFDWTNYSAAAVGYRKAGLLDKALEMLKKAEACVPTKGYMYAVYNCLLIEYATIGRKDEVVRIWSLYKKYKIYNRGYKSILKSLAILGDIEMAEEIFGEWESQGLTYDMHIPNAMIRAYSNKGMFEKAEAVIDRAISKGGKPDCWTWYFLATGYLEKDQPEKAVEMMKRAIVICQPLWKPSTEPLAACLEHLKGVGDMEEAQELIKLLLDKSIISLDIQEKLLNAIQTEKY